From Brassica rapa cultivar Chiifu-401-42 chromosome A06, CAAS_Brap_v3.01, whole genome shotgun sequence:
CGTAGAAAATGTAGCTTTAGTACTAATTCATAACTTGCAAACTATTATTCATTGTGAAGTTTTGGGAGGAGGTTCTGAGCTTCTTACATCTTTAGCAAGAAGCCTGTCTATATCAATGTTGAGTTCTGGATTCACCGTCGAGAGTTTCATAGACAAGAACTGGAGAAAATGAAAGCAAGTGTGACACAGAAAGAAACATCAGCACCACAACCTGGAGCAAATTTCAAGAATCTGGCGTTACTGGGAGTTGTTCTTACCTCAACCTGTTGTTGTAAAGACTGAACATAGTTGATGATTTCATCAAGCATAACCGCTTTCCCAGTGATCTAGAATCAATCACCAACCACAAAAAGACTCTCAGCTAAAATTTACTCAGGAAATCAAAGGAAGTTAAAACTGCTAAAAGCCACATTTTAACTCCAAATACCTTGTTACATCCAGGAACAAGCTCTTGGAGCAGTCTCATCCTTTCACTGATCTTTTCTCTTCTAACCttcaaacaacaaaacaaaaaaaaaaacaggaaaacATCTCAGAACCAATGGTTGGCAGGAAACTAAGAGCAGATTTTACAACATTCAAATAGTATTTTACCCTTTCTGCAAGACTATGACTATTAGTGGCTTGACCTCTTCTTGCCCTCATATGAATGTAGTTTTCTTTAGGTGCTTCATCACTCTGTGAGCTCTCTTTGGTCATCTTCTCTTTACTCTGATCATTTTTCTGTTTCTTCTGACTCTGAGGGTCTTCTTGAAATTCCTCCACAGCTTTCTGCTAATTTAAACAACACTCACTTGTCTCAGCACAAAACCACATCAAAAGCTATTATGAGAATCAAACCTTGAACCTATTGCTACCAAACCAAAACTCACCTTGTTCCATTGTGATTCAGCTTCTGGTTGCCTTCTTTTTCTGTTTGAGGAACCACCAAGAACAACATCATCTGAAACCTGATGACCATCTCCAGCTATGACCAATCTTCCAGCACTTTCCCCTTTCTTGTCTGAACCAAGAAAgtgaccaccaccaccaccaccacaatcACCAAAAGGAAGAAGACTAGCAGGCATGTCAGGATAGCCAGAACCAGAACCGGTTT
This genomic window contains:
- the LOC103871786 gene encoding transcription factor bHLH74 isoform X2, whose product is MGGESNEGEMGLNHGDDQSGISRVGMPLYAKSDPFFSSTDWDPAVNVGGFSSSHYPSMGMDNPGMSCFPHYQTGSGSGYPDMPASLLPFGDCGGGGGGHFLGSDKKGESAGRLVIAGDGHQVSDDVVLGGSSNRKRRQPEAESQWNKKAVEEFQEDPQSQKKQKNDQSKEKMTKESSQSDEAPKENYIHMRARRGQATNSHSLAERVRREKISERMRLLQELVPGCNKITGKAVMLDEIINYVQSLQQQVEFLSMKLSTVNPELNIDIDRLLAKDLLQPRDRNTPTLGLNPFARFQGTIPNISTPTAPQYNSLPQTTLESELQSLYQMGFVSNPSTMSSFSPNNGPLKPEL
- the LOC103871786 gene encoding transcription factor bHLH74 isoform X3, translated to MGGESNEGEMGLNHGDDQSGISRVGMPLYAKSDPFFSSTDWDPAVNVGGFSSSHYPSMGMDNPGMSCFPHYQTGSGSGYPDMPASLLPFGDCGGGGGGHFLGSDKKGESAGRLVIAGDGHQVSDDVVLGGSSNRKRRQPEAESQWNKQKAVEEFQEDPQSQKKQKNDQSKEKMTKESSQSDEAPKENYIHMRARRGQATNSHSLAERVRREKISERMRLLQELVPGCNKITGKAVMLDEIINYVQSLQQQVEFLSMKLSTVNPELNIDIDRLLAKDPRDRNTPTLGLNPFARFQGTIPNISTPTAPQYNSLPQTTLESELQSLYQMGFVSNPSTMSSFSPNNGPLKPEL
- the LOC103871786 gene encoding transcription factor bHLH74 isoform X1, coding for MGGESNEGEMGLNHGDDQSGISRVGMPLYAKSDPFFSSTDWDPAVNVGGFSSSHYPSMGMDNPGMSCFPHYQTGSGSGYPDMPASLLPFGDCGGGGGGHFLGSDKKGESAGRLVIAGDGHQVSDDVVLGGSSNRKRRQPEAESQWNKQKAVEEFQEDPQSQKKQKNDQSKEKMTKESSQSDEAPKENYIHMRARRGQATNSHSLAERVRREKISERMRLLQELVPGCNKITGKAVMLDEIINYVQSLQQQVEFLSMKLSTVNPELNIDIDRLLAKDLLQPRDRNTPTLGLNPFARFQGTIPNISTPTAPQYNSLPQTTLESELQSLYQMGFVSNPSTMSSFSPNNGPLKPEL